Proteins from one Ahaetulla prasina isolate Xishuangbanna chromosome 2, ASM2864084v1, whole genome shotgun sequence genomic window:
- the LOC131192426 gene encoding leucine-rich repeat-containing protein 3-like has translation MSVWSVFLFLIHGLHGHQLCPRRCDCPPGNGVVWCSWRNLMVIPFDIPHDTRVLYLDSNWIVHISSGAFHDLKLLHELHLADNLIESISPAAFHGLGNALRLLDLSGNKLQNIDPAPFVMLTWVKLELYNNPWHCDCSLQELMKALSLGARTAEDIVCATANWKEYVGKTLSQLVSTGVNFCVTQQKNTDFAMLLTMFIWFGVVITYVIYYIRRNQAESRRHLEYLKSLPVPSSSSFQPEEKEVDEDNTLSTIL, from the coding sequence ATGTCGGTGTGGTCTGTCTTCTTGTTCCTGATCCATGGCTTGCATGGCCATCAGTTGTGCCCTCGAAGGTGTGACTGCCCGCCAGGAAACGGTGTGGTGTGGTGCAGTTGGAGAAATCTGATGGTTATCCCGTTCGACATTCCTCATGACACTCGGGTGTTGTACCTAGACTCTAACTGGATTGTCCACATATCCAGCGGGGCCTTCCACGACCTGAAACTCCTCCATGAACTTCACCTGGCAGACAATCTCATCGAGAGCATTTCTCCAGCAGCCTTTCACGGCTTAGGGAATGCACTGAGGCTCCTGGACCTTTCAGGGAATAAGCTGCAAAACATAGACCCTGCTCCTTTTGTCATGCTGACCTGGGTGAAGCTAGAACTCTACAACAATCCCTGGCATTGTGACTGCTCCCTGCAGGAGCTGATGAAGGCTCTTTCCTTAGGAGCCAGGACGGCAGAAGACATTGTGTGCGCCACTGCAAATTGGAAGGAGTATGTTGGGAAGACTTTGTCCCAGCTGGTCAGCACTGGCGTCAACTTCTGTGTCACTCAGCAAAAGAATACCGATTTTGCAATGCTGCTCACTATGTTCATCTGGTTTGGTGTCGTGATCACTTACGTCATCTATTATATCCGGCGCAACCAAGCCGAATCCCGGCGTCACTTGGAATACCTCAAATCCTTGCCGGTTCCCAGCAGCAGCTCATTCCAACCCGAGGAGAAGGAGGTGGATGAAGATAATACACTCAGCACAATCCTCTGA